In Selenomonadales bacterium, a single window of DNA contains:
- the panB gene encoding 3-methyl-2-oxobutanoate hydroxymethyltransferase produces the protein MRISIHELKKMKAAGQKIAALTAYDYPTAKLVDECGIPIILVGDSLGMVVLGLESTIPVTMEVMLHHVAAVARGAKRAIIVGDMPFGTYHLSSEDALRNAIRLVQQGGATAVKLEGGVTVAAQVERIVSSGIPVMGHIGLTPQYVHQLGGYKVQGKSADAAERLLADAKALESAGVFSVVLECMPSSLAAEISQSVAVPTIGIGAGPHCDGQIQVISDVLGLSDYIPKHAKQFVKLPDVIRGVVQAYADEVTRGVFGA, from the coding sequence ATGAGGATTTCTATCCATGAGTTAAAAAAGATGAAGGCGGCAGGTCAGAAGATAGCCGCCTTAACCGCTTACGACTACCCTACCGCCAAGCTCGTCGATGAGTGTGGCATCCCCATCATCCTAGTAGGCGATAGCCTAGGCATGGTCGTACTCGGCCTTGAGTCCACTATTCCTGTGACCATGGAGGTTATGCTGCACCATGTGGCTGCTGTAGCGCGTGGGGCGAAGCGCGCCATTATCGTCGGCGATATGCCGTTTGGCACATACCACTTGTCGTCTGAGGACGCTCTGCGTAACGCCATACGCCTAGTGCAGCAAGGAGGCGCTACGGCCGTAAAGCTTGAGGGCGGCGTCACGGTCGCAGCTCAGGTAGAAAGAATCGTCTCGTCAGGCATTCCTGTCATGGGACATATCGGTCTAACCCCGCAATACGTGCATCAACTTGGCGGGTACAAAGTCCAAGGCAAATCAGCCGATGCGGCAGAACGATTGCTCGCCGATGCTAAGGCGCTCGAGAGCGCTGGCGTCTTCTCTGTGGTGCTTGAGTGCATGCCAAGCAGCCTTGCGGCAGAGATAAGCCAAAGCGTCGCCGTGCCGACGATTGGCATTGGCGCCGGGCCGCACTGCGACGGCCAAATCCAAGTGATTAGCGATGTGTTAGGGTTAAGCGACTACATCCCCAAACACGCCAAGCAGTTTGTTAAGCTGCCTGACGTAATCCGCGGAGTGGTGCAAGCGTATGCCGATGAGGTGACGCGGGGAGTATTTGGCGCATGA
- the panC gene encoding pantoate--beta-alanine ligase codes for MKIVTTIAELRSLRSTYGADDLGLVPTMGYLHAGHLSLVERSVAENKHTIASIFVNPTQFGPNEDLARYPRDLERDLALLNPLGLDCVFAPSPSEIYPTGPALGTTVTVHGPTERLEGAARPGHFEGVATVVAKLFNIICPTRAYFGQKDAQQVAVITKMVQDLNFPVEMVVCPTVREADGLAMSSRNVFLTPTDRATARLISAGLFAAKALWQVGERNADALEAAVARCMRPGNFVSIDYIAVVDPLTFLPYAGDAPTALIAVAARVGTTRLIDNVLLSCPSPM; via the coding sequence ATGAAAATAGTCACGACCATAGCTGAACTGCGTTCCCTCCGGTCTACCTATGGGGCGGACGACCTTGGTCTTGTACCTACCATGGGGTATCTGCATGCCGGGCATCTTAGTCTCGTAGAGCGCTCTGTGGCCGAGAACAAGCACACGATAGCGAGCATCTTTGTTAACCCTACGCAGTTTGGGCCAAACGAGGACCTAGCGCGTTACCCACGCGACTTAGAACGTGACTTAGCTCTCCTTAATCCACTTGGCCTCGACTGCGTTTTCGCACCTAGCCCCAGCGAAATATACCCGACAGGGCCGGCACTTGGCACCACTGTAACTGTGCATGGGCCAACCGAGCGTCTTGAGGGGGCGGCTCGGCCCGGTCATTTCGAGGGTGTCGCCACCGTTGTAGCCAAGCTCTTTAACATCATATGTCCTACGCGTGCCTACTTCGGCCAAAAGGACGCACAGCAAGTCGCGGTCATTACTAAGATGGTGCAAGACCTTAACTTCCCTGTCGAGATGGTGGTCTGCCCCACCGTGCGCGAGGCAGACGGCCTAGCCATGAGCAGCCGGAACGTCTTTCTTACCCCCACCGACCGCGCGACGGCTAGGCTTATTTCCGCTGGCTTGTTTGCGGCAAAGGCGCTGTGGCAAGTGGGGGAGCGCAATGCGGATGCTCTAGAGGCTGCGGTGGCGCGGTGCATGCGGCCGGGCAACTTTGTTAGCATTGATTACATCGCGGTTGTTGACCCACTCACGTTTCTGCCCTACGCGGGGGACGCGCCTACCGCCCTAATTGCCGTGGCGGCGCGCGTAGGGACAACGCGCTTGATAGACAACGTCTTGCTTTCGTGCCCCTCGCCCATGTGA
- the guaA gene encoding glutamine-hydrolyzing GMP synthase: protein MQGKHQLVIILDFGGQYAQLIARRTRELGVYSEIWSHQTGAVAIKEARPLAVIFSGGPNSVYADHAPGVDEDIFHLGIPILGICYGMQLMARALGGEVAPTLHKREYGRADVVVTEQSGIFAGLPDRFPVWMSHGDSVVKLPPEFVNAAHTANTPVAAMYSSALKMVGTQFHPEVTHGAYGMDMLKNFLFDIAGAAGDWGMKSFVSEATAEIQRLVGDSQVMCGLSGGVDSAVAAVLVHRAVGQKLTSIFVDHGMLRKGEAEQVVKTFRDQLGMKLIHVDASDRFLAKLEGITDPEQKRKIIGTEFIRVFEEQAKEVSAAKFLVQGTLYPDVIESGTATAATIKTHHNVGGLPKDMKFELLEPLRQLFKDEVRAIGRKLGLPDAVVDRHPFPGPGLAVRIVGEITRPKLAVLREADHIVREEVVRAGLHKEIWQCFAVLPGVRTVGVMGDERTYAEVIAVRAVSSVDAMTADWYRMPHEVLDVISRRIVNEVKGVNRVVYDITSKPPGTIEWE from the coding sequence ATGCAGGGCAAGCACCAGCTCGTAATTATTCTCGATTTTGGCGGCCAATACGCGCAGCTTATCGCCCGGCGCACCCGTGAGCTTGGAGTCTATTCTGAGATTTGGTCGCACCAGACGGGAGCTGTGGCCATTAAAGAGGCGCGTCCGCTGGCCGTTATCTTTTCCGGCGGGCCTAACTCGGTCTACGCCGACCATGCGCCCGGAGTGGACGAAGACATCTTCCACCTCGGCATCCCCATTCTCGGCATCTGCTACGGCATGCAGCTAATGGCGCGAGCGCTTGGCGGAGAGGTTGCCCCTACGCTACATAAGAGGGAGTACGGCCGCGCCGACGTAGTTGTCACCGAGCAAAGCGGCATCTTTGCCGGCCTGCCCGACCGTTTCCCGGTGTGGATGAGCCACGGCGATTCCGTAGTTAAACTGCCGCCCGAGTTTGTTAACGCGGCTCACACTGCAAACACGCCGGTCGCAGCCATGTACAGCTCTGCACTCAAAATGGTAGGCACACAGTTTCATCCCGAGGTTACACACGGCGCGTACGGCATGGATATGTTAAAGAATTTCCTCTTTGACATTGCCGGGGCGGCAGGCGACTGGGGCATGAAGTCGTTTGTGTCCGAGGCTACTGCGGAAATTCAGCGCCTCGTTGGGGATAGCCAAGTTATGTGCGGCTTAAGTGGCGGTGTGGACTCGGCGGTGGCGGCAGTGCTTGTGCATCGCGCCGTAGGCCAGAAGCTCACCTCTATCTTTGTTGACCACGGCATGTTGCGCAAGGGCGAGGCCGAGCAAGTAGTAAAGACGTTTCGCGACCAATTAGGCATGAAATTAATCCACGTCGACGCGAGCGACCGTTTTCTTGCCAAGCTAGAAGGCATTACCGACCCAGAGCAAAAGCGCAAGATTATCGGGACGGAGTTCATTCGCGTCTTTGAGGAACAAGCCAAAGAAGTGAGTGCGGCTAAGTTCCTGGTGCAAGGCACGCTCTATCCCGACGTCATCGAGAGCGGTACCGCGACCGCAGCGACGATTAAGACTCATCACAATGTCGGCGGTCTCCCTAAGGACATGAAGTTTGAGCTGCTTGAGCCGCTTCGTCAGCTTTTTAAGGACGAAGTGCGTGCAATCGGGCGCAAGCTTGGATTGCCCGACGCCGTGGTGGACAGGCATCCGTTCCCAGGCCCCGGGCTAGCCGTACGCATTGTAGGCGAGATTACGCGGCCAAAGCTCGCCGTGTTGCGCGAGGCCGACCACATCGTGCGCGAGGAGGTCGTGCGGGCCGGGCTGCACAAGGAGATATGGCAGTGCTTTGCCGTGCTCCCAGGCGTCCGCACTGTCGGGGTAATGGGGGATGAGCGTACATATGCCGAGGTTATCGCGGTGCGCGCGGTGTCGTCGGTCGACGCCATGACCGCCGATTGGTACCGTATGCCGCACGAAGTGCTAGACGTCATCTCCCGCCGGATTGTCAACGAAGTAAAGGGCGTAAACCGTGTCGTCTACGACATAACGTCCAAACCGCCCGGAACTATCGAGTGGGAATAA
- a CDS encoding TRAP transporter small permease: MENRGSAPKFVTFLHERLEAILMWLVYPLVAVMVAEIVARYFFLRPLPWVRDVSVWLFAVPFLLTVAHYYNKRAHISAEDLVYAFRLNDAQRATIDLIHNLILLAVAGFLFWPATQAVLRSFALQELSGMTTWRPILWPFRAVIPAAMLLLGAQAVVGILESVQKLRGVDKP, translated from the coding sequence TTGGAGAACAGGGGGAGCGCGCCTAAGTTTGTGACGTTTCTGCACGAGCGGCTCGAGGCCATCCTGATGTGGCTAGTCTACCCGCTAGTCGCCGTCATGGTAGCAGAAATTGTTGCGCGGTATTTTTTCTTGCGCCCATTGCCGTGGGTGCGGGACGTGTCAGTTTGGCTTTTCGCTGTACCTTTTTTGCTCACAGTCGCGCACTACTACAACAAGCGCGCCCACATCTCAGCTGAGGACTTGGTTTACGCCTTTCGCTTAAACGATGCGCAGCGCGCCACTATCGACCTAATTCACAACCTCATCCTGCTAGCGGTGGCCGGGTTTCTCTTCTGGCCCGCGACGCAGGCGGTGCTGCGCTCATTTGCGCTGCAGGAGCTTTCCGGCATGACCACCTGGCGGCCCATACTCTGGCCGTTTCGCGCCGTCATCCCCGCGGCCATGCTCTTGCTTGGGGCTCAGGCTGTAGTTGGGATCCTGGAGTCCGTACAGAAACTGCGGGGGGTGGATAAGCCGTGA
- a CDS encoding TRAP transporter large permease subunit: MNPAVLTAVMFVLLLAGIGSGMPVASVLAGLGLFTGLATWGMRSMPIMVSAIFGTMTSDVLIALPLFVFMGCMMEASGVADRLFMNLRVLLGSMRGGLGIVAILLATVLAATTGIIGASIVMMAALALPSMLKAEYDKPLAAGIICAGGSLGILIPPSNMLIIYALSAGVSVVSLFAAAVIPGLLLAALYVAYVAIRCHLRPELGPPLPPEERGKIRLMPFLGDLLTSLVPPVLLIVAVLGTIFLGIAAPVEASAAGAFGATLLAAMNKRVSLDVLKKAAQHTLQISSTILWLVVGASMFTSIFLVLGGGRVVHDAMMSVAGGNAWVVLAIMMVLLFVLGKLICWVGILLITVPIFTPIATSLGFNPIWFALLVCVNLQMSLLTPPFAYSIFYLKQAAPPEVTLFHMYKGVWPFIALQAVGLLLIIIFPDLVLWLPSLLYQR; encoded by the coding sequence GTGAATCCTGCAGTGCTTACGGCGGTGATGTTCGTCCTCCTCTTGGCTGGCATCGGCTCCGGCATGCCGGTAGCTTCAGTCTTAGCGGGTTTGGGTTTGTTCACTGGATTGGCCACCTGGGGTATGCGCTCCATGCCGATTATGGTTTCGGCCATCTTTGGCACGATGACCAGCGACGTGCTTATTGCCTTGCCGCTCTTTGTGTTTATGGGCTGTATGATGGAGGCCTCCGGTGTAGCGGACCGGCTCTTTATGAATCTGCGCGTGTTGTTAGGCTCTATGCGCGGCGGCTTAGGTATTGTGGCTATCTTGTTGGCTACAGTCTTGGCCGCAACCACTGGCATTATCGGGGCCTCGATAGTGATGATGGCGGCACTCGCACTGCCAAGCATGCTAAAGGCCGAGTACGATAAGCCTTTGGCCGCGGGCATCATTTGCGCAGGCGGCAGTCTAGGCATCCTTATCCCGCCAAGTAACATGCTGATCATCTATGCTCTGTCGGCAGGCGTTTCGGTCGTGTCGCTGTTTGCTGCGGCTGTTATTCCCGGCTTGTTGCTCGCTGCCTTGTATGTAGCTTATGTGGCTATTCGCTGTCACCTGCGGCCGGAGCTAGGTCCGCCGCTGCCGCCAGAAGAAAGAGGGAAAATCCGATTGATGCCTTTTCTGGGCGATTTGCTCACCTCCCTAGTGCCGCCCGTGCTGCTTATTGTCGCAGTGCTTGGCACTATCTTTCTAGGGATTGCCGCGCCGGTCGAAGCATCGGCGGCAGGCGCGTTTGGCGCGACGCTGCTAGCGGCCATGAACAAGCGGGTCAGCTTGGACGTGTTGAAAAAGGCTGCCCAGCATACCCTGCAGATCTCAAGCACCATTTTGTGGTTAGTGGTAGGCGCGAGTATGTTTACCTCGATCTTCCTCGTGCTCGGGGGAGGGCGGGTAGTGCACGATGCGATGATGAGTGTAGCTGGGGGCAATGCCTGGGTCGTTCTCGCCATAATGATGGTCCTCCTCTTTGTCCTAGGTAAACTCATCTGTTGGGTAGGTATTCTGCTCATTACCGTCCCCATCTTCACCCCGATAGCGACCAGCCTCGGATTTAACCCGATTTGGTTTGCCTTGCTCGTGTGCGTTAACCTGCAGATGTCGCTCTTGACACCGCCTTTTGCTTACTCCATCTTCTACCTCAAGCAGGCGGCACCACCCGAAGTCACGCTGTTTCATATGTACAAGGGCGTGTGGCCGTTTATTGCGCTGCAGGCGGTGGGCTTACTACTCATCATCATTTTCCCAGACTTGGTGCTCTGGCTTCCTAGCTTGCTCTATCAACGCTGA
- the dctP gene encoding TRAP transporter substrate-binding protein DctP, whose translation MKKSQLIVYVAIALVTFLVGYAVRPMIAPVAEGPEAQVFNWTFQMHGTSAHPAFPIYQRWAKDIAEMSGGRLNITVHPVNTAVPLMETLGAVTAGTLDGAIMWGPFWRGVDPVLALSCGQTSGLTAAEFDAWLHSHGGLALVQEAYARHKIHWLPAVPMPPETFLWAHKPIRTSADLRGLKLRAGGFSLDTFTAMGAAASFLPGGETPPALMKKVVDAAEFGALVQDIAVGFHDAAKYAMVGPRAPVISDDVMINMDKWNALPPDLQGIVNASLARHATIGYMELLRQEKQAMQTALGAGVRFIPVSEALMNEFRTTLDGILDTQAATNANFAKIWTSLRAFRDDYRDFTETLYPWN comes from the coding sequence TTGAAAAAATCCCAACTAATCGTCTACGTTGCTATTGCCTTGGTCACATTCCTTGTCGGGTACGCGGTGCGGCCGATGATTGCACCTGTCGCCGAAGGGCCCGAGGCGCAAGTATTCAACTGGACGTTCCAGATGCATGGCACGTCTGCTCACCCTGCCTTCCCCATTTACCAACGGTGGGCTAAAGACATCGCGGAAATGTCGGGTGGGCGCCTAAATATAACCGTGCATCCGGTGAACACGGCCGTGCCGCTCATGGAGACGCTAGGAGCGGTGACGGCTGGTACGCTAGACGGCGCAATTATGTGGGGGCCTTTCTGGCGCGGGGTCGACCCTGTACTCGCGCTCTCTTGCGGGCAGACTTCGGGGCTGACTGCCGCTGAGTTTGACGCGTGGCTACACAGCCACGGCGGACTTGCGCTCGTACAAGAGGCGTATGCGCGTCACAAAATTCACTGGTTGCCGGCCGTGCCGATGCCGCCGGAGACTTTCCTGTGGGCGCACAAGCCCATTCGCACCTCGGCAGACCTGCGTGGTCTGAAACTGCGCGCCGGCGGATTCTCGCTTGACACATTTACCGCCATGGGCGCTGCAGCCTCCTTCCTTCCCGGGGGCGAGACTCCTCCGGCGCTGATGAAGAAGGTAGTAGATGCCGCCGAGTTTGGCGCATTGGTGCAAGACATAGCAGTAGGCTTCCACGACGCCGCTAAGTATGCCATGGTCGGCCCGCGCGCGCCGGTCATCTCAGATGACGTCATGATTAACATGGACAAATGGAACGCGCTCCCGCCGGACCTGCAAGGCATCGTCAACGCTTCCCTAGCCCGTCATGCTACCATAGGGTATATGGAGCTTTTACGGCAGGAAAAGCAGGCCATGCAAACGGCTCTAGGTGCCGGAGTACGATTTATCCCTGTCTCCGAGGCGTTAATGAACGAGTTCCGCACCACGTTGGACGGTATTCTCGATACCCAAGCCGCGACTAACGCCAACTTTGCTAAAATATGGACTTCACTACGCGCCTTCCGCGACGACTATCGCGACTTTACGGAAACCTTGTATCCTTGGAACTAA
- a CDS encoding transcriptional repressor codes for MSGMVQTLREKGLKVTPQRMAIYNMLMATTAHPTAEAVWEHVKEEYPAVSFNTVYTTLNTLEQAGLVQRLHIGGVAHFDAKVQPHAHLYCNHCGFVEDHHAFIGVDYEDVARQVNAQTGFAVGRLELNFYGLCRECM; via the coding sequence ATGAGCGGTATGGTGCAAACGCTGCGAGAGAAAGGCCTGAAGGTGACGCCGCAACGCATGGCCATCTATAACATGCTTATGGCGACGACAGCGCATCCCACGGCAGAGGCAGTGTGGGAGCACGTCAAGGAGGAATACCCAGCAGTGAGTTTTAACACCGTCTATACGACCTTAAACACCCTAGAGCAGGCGGGGCTCGTACAGCGCCTGCACATCGGCGGCGTCGCGCACTTTGACGCCAAGGTGCAGCCGCACGCTCACCTCTACTGTAACCACTGCGGCTTCGTAGAAGATCACCATGCCTTTATCGGTGTAGACTACGAAGATGTCGCGCGTCAGGTCAACGCCCAAACCGGCTTTGCCGTAGGACGCTTAGAGCTCAACTTCTACGGTTTGTGTCGGGAGTGTATGTAG
- a CDS encoding RNA-binding transcriptional accessory protein, whose product MDLHIKIAHELGLKREQVESVDKLLAEGNTIPFIARYRKEVTGELDEVKLREVDERLTYLKNLASRKAEVARLIAEQGKLTPEVESNLRGATTLQQVEDIYLPFRPKRRTKATIAKEKGLEPLADYLAANPGLDYAGLLSVASTYVNTELGVLDVEAAIEGAQDILAERMSETFAVREAVRAFLRQEASIASKAIGTEQTSVYEMYYDYSEPVRKIPPHRVLALNRGEREEVLKVTLTYPEEKAYQVATLRFMGAQTGVGQVLVDAIRDGCKRLLLPSIERELRATLTEQAEEQAIKVFGQNLKQLLLLAPVKGKTFLAIDPAYRTGCKMAVVGTTGKVLATAVAYFTPPQNDRSGGARLVKQLIETHGVQAIAIGNGTGSRETEDFIANLIREHNLRVSYTIVNEAGASVYSASELAGQELPDLDVTLRGAVSIGRRVLDPLAELVKIDPKAIGVGQYQHDVDQKQLAGKLTGVVEDCVNSVGVDLNTASPALLRYVAGVSPTVAKNIVAFRDEHGAFSSREQLRKVPRLGPATYTQCAGFTRIPAAKNILDNTPVHPESYDLAEKFLRLVGNLESLTTGQVQLNEGALAKAAEELNAGLPTLRDIYHALKKPGRDPREDVAGPVFRSDVLQMEDLAEGMVLSGVVRNVIDFGAFVDIGVKQDGLVHISEISDKYIKHPSEALSVGDVVKVRILSVDLKRKRIGLSMKGM is encoded by the coding sequence ATGGATCTGCACATAAAGATAGCGCATGAACTTGGCCTTAAGCGCGAGCAAGTAGAAAGCGTAGACAAGCTGCTAGCAGAGGGGAACACCATTCCTTTTATCGCCCGCTACCGCAAGGAGGTAACCGGGGAACTTGACGAAGTTAAACTGCGCGAAGTTGACGAGCGACTTACATACCTTAAGAACCTCGCCTCCCGCAAAGCAGAGGTAGCGCGGCTTATCGCCGAGCAGGGCAAACTCACGCCTGAAGTGGAAAGCAACCTGCGCGGGGCCACTACACTACAGCAGGTCGAAGACATATACCTGCCCTTCCGCCCCAAACGGCGCACCAAGGCGACGATTGCCAAGGAAAAGGGCCTTGAACCTTTAGCGGACTACCTAGCCGCTAACCCCGGGTTAGATTATGCCGGCCTTCTGTCTGTTGCTTCGACCTATGTCAACACCGAACTAGGCGTTTTGGATGTCGAGGCGGCCATCGAAGGTGCACAGGACATCCTAGCCGAACGCATGAGCGAAACATTTGCCGTACGCGAAGCCGTGCGCGCTTTCTTGCGTCAGGAGGCGAGCATCGCTTCCAAAGCTATCGGCACTGAGCAGACATCCGTGTACGAAATGTACTACGATTACAGCGAACCGGTGCGCAAAATCCCGCCCCACCGCGTGCTCGCCCTTAACCGCGGCGAACGGGAGGAAGTCCTCAAGGTAACGCTCACCTATCCCGAGGAGAAGGCGTATCAGGTTGCGACGCTAAGGTTTATGGGCGCGCAGACGGGAGTTGGCCAGGTCCTCGTTGACGCCATTCGCGACGGCTGCAAGCGGTTGCTGCTGCCCTCTATTGAGCGAGAGCTAAGGGCTACCCTAACCGAGCAAGCAGAGGAACAAGCCATTAAGGTGTTTGGGCAGAACCTTAAGCAGTTGCTGTTACTGGCCCCGGTCAAGGGCAAGACGTTTCTCGCCATCGACCCTGCCTACCGCACCGGCTGCAAAATGGCGGTGGTCGGCACTACAGGCAAAGTTTTGGCCACCGCCGTGGCGTACTTTACCCCGCCCCAAAACGACCGGAGCGGGGGCGCGCGCTTAGTTAAGCAACTGATAGAAACCCATGGGGTGCAAGCCATAGCCATCGGCAACGGCACGGGTAGCCGGGAAACAGAGGACTTTATCGCCAATCTAATCCGCGAGCATAATCTCCGCGTGTCCTATACGATTGTGAATGAGGCGGGGGCATCCGTTTACTCGGCGTCCGAGCTAGCCGGTCAAGAACTGCCGGATTTAGACGTTACCCTCCGCGGCGCGGTGTCGATCGGCCGCCGCGTGCTCGACCCGCTGGCCGAACTAGTAAAAATCGACCCCAAAGCAATTGGGGTCGGGCAATACCAACACGATGTCGACCAAAAGCAGCTGGCCGGCAAGCTAACGGGTGTAGTTGAGGACTGCGTGAACAGCGTAGGCGTTGACCTTAACACCGCCTCACCCGCGCTCTTGCGCTATGTAGCGGGAGTTAGCCCGACGGTGGCAAAGAACATCGTGGCGTTTCGCGACGAGCACGGCGCGTTTTCCTCCCGCGAGCAGCTAAGGAAAGTGCCGCGCTTAGGCCCGGCCACATACACGCAGTGCGCAGGGTTTACTAGGATACCTGCCGCTAAAAACATACTGGACAATACGCCCGTTCACCCGGAATCCTATGACCTAGCCGAGAAGTTCTTGCGCCTTGTAGGGAACCTTGAGTCGCTCACCACCGGACAAGTGCAGCTAAACGAAGGGGCTCTCGCTAAAGCCGCAGAGGAGCTTAATGCCGGTCTCCCCACGCTGCGGGATATCTACCACGCCCTGAAAAAGCCGGGCAGGGATCCGCGCGAAGATGTCGCCGGGCCCGTGTTTCGCAGCGACGTGCTGCAAATGGAAGACCTCGCCGAGGGCATGGTGCTAAGCGGCGTAGTGCGCAACGTCATAGATTTCGGCGCGTTTGTAGACATCGGTGTTAAGCAGGACGGCCTAGTGCATATCTCGGAGATAAGCGACAAGTACATTAAGCACCCGTCCGAGGCCCTATCTGTCGGCGATGTAGTAAAAGTAAGGATTCTCAGCGTTGACCTAAAGCGCAAACGCATCGGCCTGTCGATGAAGGGGATGTAG
- a CDS encoding adenylosuccinate lyase gives MIDRYTSPAMSRLWGAEKKFAKWLEIEILACEAWSKLGVIPASDVDLIRAQAKFSVARIDELERETNHDVVAFTRCVSESLGPEKKWVHYGLTSTDVVDTALSSLIVEALDLVAEKLGSLRDICAAQARRHKYTLIMGRTHGVHAEPTTFGLKLAVWYAEIERHLERLAAARTTMAVGKLSGAVGTYANIEPFVEEYVCTRLGLTPAKAATQTLQRDRHAFLLSTLALVGCSLEKFATEIRALQKTETREVEEPFTAGQKGSSAMPHKRNPIMSERIVGLSRVLRGYALTAMENVALWHERDISHSSAERIIIPDAFHLLYYMLGVQCRILDGLNVYPEQMRANMERSYDLTYSQQVLLKLIESGLSREAAYDLVQRLAMQAWREGSSFKTLVFGEPEITARLDAPTLLHLFDISAHTKHVDTIFARLGL, from the coding sequence GTGATTGACCGCTACACCTCTCCCGCCATGTCTCGCCTGTGGGGCGCGGAGAAAAAGTTCGCGAAGTGGCTCGAAATTGAGATTCTCGCCTGCGAAGCGTGGAGTAAACTCGGCGTAATACCCGCTAGCGACGTCGACCTAATTCGCGCGCAGGCGAAGTTTAGCGTCGCACGCATCGACGAGCTAGAGCGCGAGACAAATCACGACGTCGTAGCCTTTACGCGTTGTGTCAGCGAATCGCTGGGGCCGGAAAAAAAGTGGGTGCACTACGGCCTTACCTCTACCGACGTTGTCGACACGGCGCTCTCTAGCCTTATCGTCGAGGCGCTAGACTTAGTAGCCGAAAAGCTCGGTTCCCTCCGCGATATCTGCGCCGCACAGGCGCGCCGCCATAAGTACACCCTCATCATGGGACGCACGCATGGCGTACATGCCGAGCCCACCACCTTTGGGCTAAAGCTTGCCGTATGGTACGCAGAAATCGAGCGTCATCTAGAGCGCCTTGCCGCCGCCCGCACGACTATGGCCGTTGGCAAGCTCTCGGGCGCTGTCGGCACGTACGCCAATATTGAGCCCTTTGTTGAGGAGTACGTTTGCACCCGTTTGGGCCTAACTCCGGCCAAAGCCGCCACTCAGACGCTACAGCGCGACCGCCACGCCTTCTTGTTATCTACTTTAGCCCTTGTCGGCTGTTCGCTTGAGAAGTTCGCCACCGAGATACGCGCCCTGCAAAAGACCGAGACGCGCGAAGTAGAGGAACCCTTTACCGCCGGGCAGAAGGGAAGCTCCGCCATGCCGCATAAACGTAATCCCATCATGTCTGAGCGCATCGTGGGCTTGTCGCGGGTTTTGCGCGGCTATGCGCTTACCGCCATGGAAAACGTAGCGCTCTGGCACGAACGCGACATCTCGCATTCCTCGGCGGAGCGCATTATTATCCCCGACGCCTTCCACCTCCTCTACTACATGCTCGGTGTGCAGTGCCGCATCCTAGACGGACTTAACGTCTACCCCGAGCAGATGCGCGCGAACATGGAGCGCTCCTACGACCTTACTTATTCACAGCAGGTTTTGCTTAAGCTGATTGAGTCCGGTCTGTCGCGCGAGGCCGCGTATGACCTTGTGCAGCGCCTCGCCATGCAGGCGTGGCGGGAAGGCTCTAGCTTTAAGACATTAGTCTTTGGCGAGCCCGAGATTACGGCACGCTTAGATGCGCCTACGCTCCTGCACTTGTTTGATATCTCCGCCCATACCAAGCACGTCGACACCATTTTTGCCCGCCTAGGGTTGTAG
- a CDS encoding phosphoribosylaminoimidazolesuccinocarboxamide synthase has protein sequence MEKRKLLYSGKAKEVYATDDPDLCVVYFRDSATAFNAQKKGEIAGKGELNNLISAHFFRLLEAHGVKTHFLSVLTPREMLVRRLEIIKVEVVVRNVAAGSLSQRLGLPEGTQLAQPVLEYYYKDDALGDPLVNDYHIQALGWASRDEMNEIAATALRINDILLPALKASGVLLVDFKLEFGRFAGQVLLGDEISPDTCRFWDATTQEKLDKDRFRRDLGGVAEAYQEIYRRLKGGKADV, from the coding sequence ATGGAAAAGCGAAAGTTGCTCTACTCCGGCAAAGCCAAAGAAGTATATGCCACCGACGACCCAGACTTGTGCGTAGTCTACTTTAGGGATTCGGCCACGGCGTTTAACGCGCAAAAGAAGGGCGAAATCGCGGGCAAAGGCGAGCTCAACAACCTAATTTCGGCCCATTTCTTCCGGCTACTTGAGGCTCACGGCGTAAAGACGCACTTCCTGAGCGTTTTAACGCCACGCGAAATGCTAGTGCGTCGCCTCGAAATCATTAAGGTAGAGGTGGTAGTGCGCAACGTCGCCGCCGGGTCGCTTAGCCAGCGGCTGGGGCTGCCGGAAGGAACGCAGTTAGCGCAGCCGGTGCTCGAATACTACTACAAGGACGACGCGCTCGGCGACCCGCTGGTAAACGACTATCACATTCAGGCGCTAGGGTGGGCCTCGCGCGACGAGATGAATGAGATTGCGGCTACGGCGCTTCGCATCAACGACATCCTCCTGCCAGCGCTTAAGGCCAGCGGCGTCCTCTTGGTAGACTTTAAGCTTGAATTCGGGCGTTTCGCCGGACAAGTCCTCCTCGGTGACGAAATTTCCCCCGACACTTGTCGCTTTTGGGACGCCACTACCCAGGAAAAACTAGATAAGGACAGATTCCGCCGCGACTTAGGCGGCGTCGCGGAAGCTTACCAAGAGATTTATCGGCGACTTAAAGGAGGCAAGGCAGATGTATAA